One Salminus brasiliensis chromosome 5, fSalBra1.hap2, whole genome shotgun sequence DNA segment encodes these proteins:
- the ube2ib gene encoding SUMO-conjugating enzyme UBC9-A, producing the protein MSGIALSRLAQERKAWRKDHPFGFVAVPTKNPDGTMNLMNWECAIPGKKGTPWEGGLFKLRMLFKDDYPSSPPKCKFEPPLFHPNVYPSGTVCLSILEEDKDWRPAITIKQILLGIQELLNEPNIQDPAQAEAYTIYCQNRVEYEKRVRAQAKKFSPS; encoded by the exons ATGTCTGGCATTGCTCTCAGTCGACTTGCACAAGAGCGTAAAGCTTGGAGGAAAGACCACCCTTTT GGCTTTGTTGCTGTACCAACTAAGAACCCTGATGGTACAATGAATCTGATGAATTGGGAATGTGCCATTCCTGGGAAGAAAGGG ACTCCTTGGGAGGGAGGTCTGTTTAAGTTAAGGATGCTCTTCAAAGATGATTACCCCTCATCACCCCCAAAAT GTAAATTTGAGCCTCCACTGTTTCATCCTAATGTGTACCCGTCAGGAACCGTTTGTCTCTCTATCCTAGAGGAGGATAAAGACTGGAGACCTGCTATCACAATCAAACAG ATTCTGTTGGGCATCCAGGAGCTTTTAAACGAGCCTAACATTCAGGACCCAGCCCAGGCAGAGGCTTATACCATATACTG TCAGAACAGAGTGGAGTACGAGAAGAGAGTCCGAGCACAAGCCAAAAAATTCTCTCCCTCATAG